Part of the Sulfurimonas denitrificans DSM 1251 genome is shown below.
TGTATTTTTGATGATTAAATTTATCTGCCCACCAGTTAGAGAGTAAGTTGAGAGCATATCCACATCAAAGCCCTCTTCATAAGGAGCCCCTTTAGGAAGCATCTTTTTCCATAGTGATAATCTTTGCTCTTGGTTTGGTTTTTTAAACTCTATTTTGTAGTTAAAACGTCTTGAGAATGCTTTATCTATGTTCTCAAGCAAGTTTGTAGTAGCTATTAAAACACCTCTAAACTTCTCAATCTGCTCTAAAAATATATTTTGCATCTGGTTGTGCATCTGATCAGCTCCGCTGCTTGCTCCGCTTGATCTTGCTCCTAAAAACTGGTCTGCTTCATTTAGCAGAAGTATCGGTTCTGTCTTTGTTTTTTCACACAAATCATAAAAAGTATCAAAAATTTTACGAACATTTTTCTCACTCTCACCCACATACATGGAGAGAATTTTTGAACAGTCAAACGCTAAAACTTCTCTCTTTAGTGATTTTGCAAGTGAGTAAGCTGTCATAGTTTTACCTGTTCCTGCCGCCCCATAAAAGATGATTCTAGCGTCAATTCCGCTTTTTTTGTCCTTTACGCCCCACTCTACAAGTCTGCTAATAACCTCTTTATCTAGTTGTCGCATCAAATTTTCTAAAGTGCTTTGTGTCTCTTTTGCCAACACAACATCCTCTAGTGAAGTCTCTGGCGCTATTAGCTCAAAAATATCCTGTTCATCTATAAGAGTATTTAACTTTATACGGCGGATTTTTTTATTTTTTTGAGGATGAATTATGTTTTGAAGCACCTCATCAACTATATAAAAAGCTCTTGAAATTCCTCCAAAAGGGTTTAACATCTCTTCATAGTCAATAATGCCATCGTTTATAAGATTTGAGCCATCTTCTAAAAGAGCGCGGTTTTTTATGCGGTCATACTCATCAAGTGAAATAAGCTCTATTAGTGCATTCATATCTCTAAGTGAAGCATCTGTTGCGCTGTACTCTTCACGAAGAAGTGCTAAAAATATAACCTGCTCTTTTGAATCCATCTTTTTTTGTTTAAAGAACTTATCGAGTACAAGCTTTCCTGTTGTTTGTTCTACTCTATCTTCTATACGCTTTTCAAGAAGTTTGAGCTTTGCTTGAGTTCTATCAATTCCAAGTGAGTGCTCATGAACATTTTGACGAATTGCACTCATTTTTTGATACAAATCTATTCGCAAAAATTGATCTTGAAGATACTCTAAATGATCGCTATATGGCTTAATATCTGGCAGTTCGCTCTCTAATGCCCCATCTTGAAGAAGCTTTAAAAATGAAGCAGAAAGGCCAAGTGCACTGTTTAAAAGTTCAAGAGGGGTCACCTCTGAAATCTTCATAGGTGCAAAACTTTGTTGATGAAGCCAACCAAGTTCTAAAAGAAGTTTTA
Proteins encoded:
- a CDS encoding ATP-binding protein; protein product: METLIDFLETLDVEKTLIFAQLKCSKTEAELLQALAKRYIQGEDDVLVFDLLKELYGEKKYDGIKHLKEVKLLLELGWLHQQSFAPMKISEVTPLELLNSALGLSASFLKLLQDGALESELPDIKPYSDHLEYLQDQFLRIDLYQKMSAIRQNVHEHSLGIDRTQAKLKLLEKRIEDRVEQTTGKLVLDKFFKQKKMDSKEQVIFLALLREEYSATDASLRDMNALIELISLDEYDRIKNRALLEDGSNLINDGIIDYEEMLNPFGGISRAFYIVDEVLQNIIHPQKNKKIRRIKLNTLIDEQDIFELIAPETSLEDVVLAKETQSTLENLMRQLDKEVISRLVEWGVKDKKSGIDARIIFYGAAGTGKTMTAYSLAKSLKREVLAFDCSKILSMYVGESEKNVRKIFDTFYDLCEKTKTEPILLLNEADQFLGARSSGASSGADQMHNQMQNIFLEQIEKFRGVLIATTNLLENIDKAFSRRFNYKIEFKKPNQEQRLSLWKKMLPKGAPYEEGFDVDMLSTYSLTGGQINLIIKNTAYKVAVREKALFLLEDFIQEIKREKDASFDSEKMMGFLNK